The following coding sequences lie in one Myxococcus xanthus genomic window:
- a CDS encoding sigma-70 family RNA polymerase sigma factor has protein sequence MDRTAREGLAQAVREHERFLWGLCYRMTGVSADAEDLVQETFTRALASPPVRTEALRPWLTRVAVNLARDTLRRRKREGYVGPWLPSPLDTGEEELPPPGVEARLPGGGSTEGRYALLESVSFAFLLALEALSPKQRAVLLLRDVFDYSVREVAEALNMSEPNVKVVHHRARAAMAAYDRARCLPTREFQARSRAALEGFLGALLTGDVAAAEALLASDVCALSDGGGQYRAARVPVLGLSRVLLLYRRLMEMRGPPSAVEPRMLNGLPAVVAVFPPPQRDPQVGTQMVVRVELGADGRITQLHSILTDRKLAGLRMPVPA, from the coding sequence ATGGACCGCACCGCGCGCGAAGGACTGGCGCAGGCCGTGCGCGAGCACGAGCGCTTCCTGTGGGGGCTCTGCTACCGCATGACGGGCGTGTCGGCGGACGCGGAGGACCTGGTGCAGGAGACCTTCACGCGCGCCCTGGCCTCGCCGCCCGTGCGAACGGAGGCGCTGCGCCCCTGGCTGACGCGGGTGGCGGTGAACCTGGCCCGGGACACGTTGCGGCGGCGCAAGCGCGAGGGCTACGTGGGACCCTGGCTGCCCTCGCCGCTGGACACGGGAGAGGAGGAGCTGCCGCCCCCTGGCGTGGAGGCGCGGCTGCCGGGAGGCGGCTCCACGGAGGGACGCTACGCGTTGCTGGAGAGTGTCTCCTTCGCCTTCCTGCTCGCGCTGGAGGCGCTGTCTCCCAAGCAGCGGGCGGTGCTGCTGCTGCGCGACGTGTTCGACTACTCGGTGCGCGAGGTGGCCGAGGCGCTGAACATGAGCGAGCCCAACGTGAAGGTGGTGCACCACCGCGCGCGGGCGGCGATGGCGGCGTACGACCGGGCCCGCTGCCTGCCGACGCGGGAGTTCCAGGCGCGCTCCCGCGCCGCGCTGGAGGGCTTCCTGGGCGCGCTGCTGACGGGGGACGTGGCGGCGGCGGAGGCGCTGCTCGCCAGCGACGTGTGCGCGCTGTCGGACGGCGGTGGCCAGTACCGCGCCGCGCGCGTGCCAGTGCTTGGACTGTCGCGCGTGCTGCTGCTCTACCGGCGGCTGATGGAGATGCGGGGGCCGCCCTCCGCCGTGGAGCCGCGGATGCTCAACGGCCTGCCGGCGGTGGTGGCTGTGTTTCCTCCGCCCCAGCGCGACCCGCAGGTGGGCACCCAGATGGTGGTCCGCGTGGAGCTGGGGGCGGACGGGCGAATCACCCAGCTCCACTCCATCCTCACGGACCGCAAGCTCGCCGGGCTGCGCATGCCCGTGCCCGCCTGA
- a CDS encoding M91 family zinc metallopeptidase, producing MKIRSKPSFSKPSTSSSSSSRSRSSSAPPKVDTSKTQKTETSARPNAPRPTPGELQTGKDNLKRTDYGVVHPDLQGIRTRRDSGQSGADFADFNSDVRNSTHQLMNQPNGRRMMTELDGRTQAVNPGATGTLRNPVTVMDVYSGRNAPLPNAQAPRNDGTFESTRPAYRTGGQPGAGRPSDIKYNEQGSGSRVASLGHESVHAWRGANGLQVSPLQASKHANAPVFNQQPAYTHAMKETVDDRLRLTEEFETVGLRPTPHTPKGWAPSDNMIRAEHGLPLRQDYSGMRPGNNSNDTNLSMFDQGSDNRSFFQRMSGQPTPIGKILNDQEG from the coding sequence ATGAAGATCCGCTCCAAGCCGTCCTTCTCCAAGCCGTCCACGTCCTCCTCCTCTTCCTCGCGTTCCCGCTCCAGCAGCGCGCCCCCGAAGGTGGACACCAGCAAGACGCAGAAGACGGAAACCTCGGCCAGGCCCAACGCCCCGCGCCCGACACCTGGCGAACTGCAGACGGGCAAGGACAACCTCAAGCGCACGGACTACGGCGTGGTGCACCCGGACCTGCAGGGCATCCGCACGCGCCGTGACAGCGGTCAGTCCGGCGCGGACTTCGCGGACTTCAATTCGGACGTGCGCAACTCCACGCACCAGCTGATGAATCAGCCCAATGGCCGCCGGATGATGACGGAGCTCGACGGCCGCACGCAGGCGGTGAACCCTGGCGCGACGGGCACCCTGCGCAACCCGGTGACGGTGATGGACGTCTACTCGGGCCGCAATGCCCCGCTGCCCAATGCGCAGGCGCCTCGGAACGACGGCACGTTCGAGTCGACGCGTCCGGCGTACCGCACCGGCGGCCAGCCTGGCGCGGGCCGGCCCAGCGACATCAAGTACAACGAGCAGGGCTCCGGCTCGCGCGTCGCCAGCCTGGGCCACGAGTCGGTTCACGCCTGGCGCGGGGCCAACGGGCTCCAGGTCAGCCCGCTGCAGGCCAGCAAGCACGCCAACGCGCCCGTTTTCAACCAGCAGCCGGCCTACACGCACGCCATGAAGGAGACGGTCGACGACCGCCTTCGCCTCACGGAGGAGTTCGAGACGGTGGGCCTGCGTCCCACGCCGCACACGCCCAAGGGCTGGGCGCCCAGCGACAACATGATTCGCGCCGAGCACGGGCTGCCGCTGCGCCAGGACTACTCGGGTATGCGCCCGGGCAACAACAGCAACGACACCAACCTGAGCATGTTCGACCAGGGCTCGGACAACCGGAGCTTCTTCCAGCGGATGAGCGGCCAGCCGACGCCCATCGGCAAGATTCTCAACGACCAGGAGGGCTGA
- a CDS encoding DMT family transporter translates to MSRTAGFLIVALSGVCFGALGLFGRLAYAAGADVATLLFLRFSLAGAVLAGVMVLRRQRWPRGGVLVALVLLGAAGYFSQSGAYFFALQHAPAGLVALLLYSFPALVALVQRVVFKEHLGRVKWLAVVLSVGGTVLTADLSQGGATLPGVLLGLLSALFYTVYVVASGRVSGRAGPLASSTVILCSAGLSFGVAMLVRGPAFPGSVTGWAAVVGLALVATVAAVLLFFVGIQRIGPVNTSLVSNLEPLTAVVLGVLFLDERLTLRQVLGGVLILGAAVMLARADVPRVSPEPPAGGGAPGTVPG, encoded by the coding sequence ATGAGCCGCACGGCTGGCTTCCTCATCGTGGCGTTGTCGGGCGTGTGTTTCGGCGCGCTGGGCCTCTTTGGCCGCCTGGCCTATGCGGCGGGCGCGGACGTGGCCACGCTGCTCTTCCTTCGCTTCTCCCTCGCCGGGGCGGTGCTCGCCGGTGTCATGGTGCTGCGCCGCCAGCGGTGGCCCCGGGGTGGGGTGCTGGTGGCCCTGGTGCTGCTGGGCGCCGCCGGGTACTTCAGCCAGTCCGGGGCCTACTTCTTCGCCCTGCAGCACGCGCCCGCGGGGCTGGTGGCCCTGCTGCTGTACTCCTTCCCCGCGCTGGTGGCGCTGGTGCAGCGTGTCGTCTTCAAGGAGCACCTGGGCCGGGTGAAGTGGCTGGCGGTGGTCCTGTCGGTGGGCGGCACGGTGCTGACAGCCGACCTGTCCCAGGGCGGCGCCACGCTGCCGGGCGTGCTGCTGGGCCTGCTGTCCGCGCTGTTCTACACCGTCTATGTCGTCGCCAGCGGCCGGGTGTCCGGTCGGGCGGGGCCGCTGGCCTCCAGCACCGTCATCCTCTGCTCGGCGGGTTTATCCTTCGGCGTGGCCATGCTGGTGCGTGGCCCTGCCTTCCCCGGCTCCGTCACGGGCTGGGCCGCGGTGGTGGGGCTGGCGCTGGTGGCCACGGTGGCCGCGGTGCTCCTCTTCTTCGTGGGCATCCAGCGCATTGGCCCGGTGAACACGTCGCTGGTGTCCAACCTGGAGCCCCTGACGGCGGTGGTGCTGGGGGTGCTCTTCCTGGACGAGCGGCTCACCCTGCGTCAGGTCCTGGGAGGCGTTCTCATCCTCGGGGCCGCGGTGATGCTGGCCCGCGCCGATGTGCCCCGCGTCTCCCCGGAGCCGCCCGCGGGAGGCGGTGCTCCGGGGACGGTGCCCGGTTAG
- a CDS encoding alpha/beta fold hydrolase has product MRKLLAALLALPVLAACGPAPESDSNDTQLAPEGAEVASTEQELFGAPRERSVRLRTGVTLRYVEQGLPLGPAVVFLHGFSDSNHTWDLNLRTFPRNHHVYVLDQRGHGDSTRPVCCYTQQSFAADVDAFLEAVGERSAILVGHSMGSFIAQQVALDFPRRVKGLVLVGSAPTVAGNPVALELKSIVDTFEGTVDPEFIRAFQESTFVRPVPASYINTMVSESSKVPARVWQDALDGMLAEDHSARLNRIRVPVLVIGGDQDGFFPVADQQALVNALPDAEFKLYPNTGHAPHAELPQRFNQDVHRFLREVTRW; this is encoded by the coding sequence ATGAGAAAGCTCCTCGCCGCCCTGCTCGCTCTTCCCGTCCTCGCCGCCTGTGGCCCCGCGCCGGAGTCCGACTCGAATGACACGCAGCTGGCGCCCGAGGGCGCCGAGGTGGCCTCCACCGAGCAGGAGCTGTTCGGCGCGCCCCGTGAGCGCTCCGTCCGCCTGCGCACCGGCGTGACGCTGCGCTACGTGGAGCAGGGCCTGCCGCTGGGCCCCGCGGTGGTGTTCCTCCACGGCTTTTCGGATTCCAACCACACGTGGGACCTGAACCTGCGCACCTTCCCGCGCAACCACCACGTCTACGTGCTGGACCAGCGCGGCCACGGGGATTCGACGCGCCCGGTGTGCTGCTACACGCAGCAGTCCTTCGCCGCGGACGTGGATGCCTTCCTGGAGGCGGTGGGCGAGCGCAGCGCCATCCTCGTCGGCCACTCCATGGGCAGCTTCATCGCGCAGCAGGTGGCGTTGGACTTCCCGCGACGCGTGAAGGGACTGGTGCTCGTCGGCTCGGCGCCCACCGTCGCCGGCAACCCGGTGGCGCTGGAGCTGAAGTCCATCGTGGACACGTTCGAGGGCACGGTGGACCCGGAGTTCATCCGCGCGTTCCAGGAGAGCACCTTCGTGCGCCCTGTCCCGGCGTCGTACATCAACACGATGGTGTCGGAGAGCAGCAAGGTGCCCGCGCGCGTGTGGCAGGACGCGCTGGACGGCATGCTCGCGGAGGACCACTCGGCGCGGCTGAACCGCATCCGCGTGCCGGTGCTCGTCATTGGCGGTGACCAGGACGGCTTCTTCCCCGTCGCTGACCAGCAGGCCCTGGTGAACGCCCTGCCGGACGCCGAGTTCAAGCTGTACCCGAACACCGGCCACGCGCCCCATGCGGAGCTGCCGCAGCGCTTCAACCAGGACGTGCACCGCTTCCTGCGCGAAGTGACGCGCTGGTAG
- a CDS encoding prolipoprotein diacylglyceryl transferase produces MIPYWHAPSIELGPLKIEPFGILVAVGILLAARLLGRNAEREGLNPEPLADFAPWGVGVGVVVGHWVHLFFYHPEELSKSPFQILKVWDGLSSFGGLLGGILAAVVFFKVRKLRFSDYADSFALGVAPGWAVARLGCFAVHDHPGVPTDFFLAVAFPGGPRHDLGMYDAMALFAISGVLYALRNAGKLKGRLLPLLAVLYATCRFFFDYLRATDMAYVDARYFGLTPAQYGCIALVLYGLWGVLRRREPGTASSPPPSSPKSPGTVGAR; encoded by the coding sequence GTGATTCCCTATTGGCACGCCCCCTCGATTGAGCTGGGGCCCCTCAAAATCGAGCCCTTCGGCATCTTGGTCGCGGTGGGCATCCTGCTGGCCGCTCGCCTGCTTGGCCGCAACGCCGAGCGCGAAGGCCTGAACCCGGAGCCGCTCGCCGACTTCGCGCCCTGGGGCGTGGGTGTCGGCGTCGTCGTGGGCCACTGGGTGCACCTGTTCTTCTACCACCCGGAGGAGCTGTCCAAGAGCCCGTTCCAGATTTTGAAGGTCTGGGATGGCCTGTCCTCGTTCGGTGGCCTCCTGGGCGGCATCCTCGCCGCCGTCGTGTTCTTCAAGGTCCGCAAGCTGCGCTTCTCGGACTACGCGGACTCGTTCGCCCTGGGCGTGGCGCCAGGCTGGGCGGTGGCGCGGCTGGGCTGCTTCGCCGTGCATGACCACCCGGGCGTGCCCACGGACTTCTTCCTGGCGGTAGCCTTCCCCGGCGGCCCTCGGCACGACCTGGGCATGTACGACGCCATGGCGCTCTTCGCCATCAGCGGCGTGCTGTACGCGCTGCGCAACGCGGGGAAGCTGAAGGGGCGCCTGCTGCCGCTGCTGGCGGTGCTGTACGCGACGTGCCGCTTCTTCTTCGACTACCTGCGCGCCACGGACATGGCCTACGTGGACGCCCGCTATTTCGGTCTGACGCCCGCGCAGTACGGCTGCATCGCGCTGGTGCTCTACGGCCTCTGGGGCGTCCTGCGGCGCCGGGAGCCGGGCACGGCCTCCTCGCCGCCGCCGTCGTCGCCGAAGAGCCCGGGAACGGTGGGCGCGCGGTAG
- a CDS encoding transglycosylase SLT domain-containing protein has translation MDGLRAGAVVFLACAGMLGAGPSWAQAPLEEEPDEVLSEDQLEALLDSPVAQPSDGELSTAAFGPEQLAPYFAEGTLAKAHAEFRRGRYARARSLLAQEEATPQVRFLMAQSALLARNHAVAAEEFAALADGYGALRDHSLLRAAQANERLRKLDTAAGQYRGVSPGSPLYPEARFSLSRVLQRRGDIPGALTALQELIDSRQSRGPDALRMKALLAICDLARAQGQYNAEHRALLEVWATSPLSNEARRAEKRLKGLPLPLKWRVRRAEALVELHRNHAGMALLDKVVPHLEMPDELACRAHLTYGRALRKERKHRRAIDVLEPMVAGCTASEQRPQALYILGYSQSVVEPKAAVTTYATLARDYPEHGYADDALFFEAWLLQRTGDVDTALARYEEAARRYPAGNFASESLFRAFWLHSRKANASAALAALTAVENLPEAARTDEALWRSRYWRARMQESGASAQAALDAYAHIAAERPAAWYGMLARSRLALLSPERVAQLYPKPVPPEAMEGTGGSGRDDAPADEAVGEVGESEEIWPLPPGALAKDARFNAGVELMRLGLPGAVEEFLAVDARALPEAPARLLYQTLKRTGRNRAARQVARTSLKQEVHGPLSAASRPIWEATWPLAYRSSIARYARAHRVDPDLLQGLIREESRFNARARSATGALGLAQLMPATARQVADSLDMPMPGESALLQPHTNIRLGAAYLGQLVKQFGGNVAYAVAAYNAGPRAVERWRHALPEAELDEWVEHIGFEETREYVKKVLGSYSAYKLLYADEPALLRDLRLSDASRR, from the coding sequence ATGGACGGACTTCGAGCAGGTGCCGTGGTGTTCCTTGCGTGCGCGGGCATGCTGGGAGCAGGTCCTTCCTGGGCGCAGGCGCCCCTGGAGGAAGAGCCCGACGAGGTGCTCTCCGAGGACCAGCTGGAAGCGCTGCTCGACTCACCCGTGGCGCAGCCGTCCGACGGAGAGCTGTCCACCGCGGCCTTCGGGCCGGAGCAACTGGCGCCGTACTTCGCGGAAGGCACCCTGGCGAAGGCCCACGCGGAGTTCCGGCGTGGGCGCTACGCGCGGGCGCGGAGCCTGCTGGCCCAGGAGGAGGCCACGCCGCAGGTCCGCTTCCTCATGGCTCAGAGCGCGCTGCTGGCGCGCAACCACGCGGTGGCGGCCGAGGAGTTCGCCGCGTTGGCGGACGGCTACGGCGCGCTGCGCGACCACAGCCTGCTGCGGGCCGCCCAGGCCAACGAGCGGCTGCGCAAGCTGGACACGGCCGCCGGGCAGTACCGCGGCGTGAGCCCGGGCTCGCCGCTGTACCCGGAGGCGCGCTTCAGCCTGTCGCGGGTGCTCCAGCGGCGGGGGGACATTCCGGGCGCGTTGACGGCGCTCCAGGAGCTCATCGACAGCCGCCAGTCGCGAGGGCCCGACGCGCTCCGGATGAAGGCGCTGCTGGCCATCTGCGACCTGGCGCGCGCACAAGGGCAGTACAACGCCGAGCACCGCGCGCTGCTGGAGGTGTGGGCCACCAGCCCGCTGTCGAACGAGGCGAGGCGCGCCGAGAAGCGGCTGAAGGGCCTGCCGCTGCCTCTCAAGTGGCGGGTGCGCCGCGCCGAGGCGCTGGTGGAGCTGCACCGCAACCATGCCGGCATGGCGCTGCTGGACAAGGTGGTGCCGCACCTGGAGATGCCGGACGAGCTGGCCTGTCGCGCGCACCTCACCTACGGCCGGGCGCTGCGCAAGGAGCGCAAGCACCGCCGGGCCATCGACGTGCTGGAGCCGATGGTGGCGGGCTGCACCGCGTCCGAGCAGCGGCCGCAGGCGCTCTACATCCTGGGCTACTCCCAGTCGGTGGTGGAGCCGAAGGCGGCCGTCACCACCTACGCCACGCTCGCCCGGGACTACCCGGAGCATGGCTACGCGGATGACGCGCTCTTCTTCGAGGCGTGGTTGCTCCAGCGCACGGGCGACGTGGATACGGCCCTGGCGCGCTACGAAGAGGCCGCGCGGCGCTACCCGGCGGGGAACTTCGCGTCGGAGTCGCTCTTCCGTGCCTTCTGGCTGCACTCCCGCAAGGCCAACGCCTCGGCGGCCCTGGCCGCGCTGACGGCGGTGGAGAACCTGCCCGAGGCGGCGCGCACGGACGAGGCGCTGTGGCGCTCGCGGTACTGGCGTGCGCGCATGCAGGAGTCCGGCGCCTCCGCGCAGGCGGCGCTCGATGCCTACGCGCACATCGCCGCCGAGCGCCCCGCGGCCTGGTACGGGATGCTGGCCCGCTCACGGCTCGCGCTGCTCTCTCCGGAGCGCGTGGCGCAGCTGTACCCCAAGCCCGTGCCTCCCGAGGCCATGGAGGGCACCGGCGGCTCCGGCCGCGATGACGCCCCGGCGGACGAAGCGGTGGGGGAGGTGGGCGAGTCCGAGGAGATCTGGCCGCTTCCGCCCGGCGCGCTGGCGAAGGACGCGCGCTTCAACGCGGGCGTGGAGTTGATGCGCCTGGGGTTGCCCGGCGCGGTGGAGGAGTTCCTCGCCGTGGATGCGCGCGCGCTGCCCGAGGCCCCGGCGCGGCTGCTGTATCAGACGCTGAAGCGCACCGGCCGCAATCGGGCCGCGCGGCAGGTGGCGCGCACCTCGCTGAAGCAGGAGGTGCACGGTCCGCTGAGCGCCGCGTCCCGTCCCATCTGGGAGGCCACCTGGCCGCTGGCGTACCGCTCGTCCATTGCCCGTTACGCACGGGCCCACCGCGTGGACCCCGACTTGCTCCAGGGCCTCATCCGCGAGGAGAGCCGCTTCAATGCCCGCGCGCGTTCAGCCACGGGCGCGCTGGGCCTGGCGCAGTTGATGCCGGCCACGGCGCGACAGGTGGCGGACTCACTGGACATGCCGATGCCGGGCGAGTCCGCGTTGCTCCAGCCCCACACCAACATCCGCCTGGGCGCGGCGTACCTGGGACAGTTGGTGAAGCAGTTCGGCGGCAACGTGGCCTACGCGGTGGCGGCCTACAACGCGGGGCCTCGCGCGGTGGAGCGCTGGCGGCATGCGCTGCCCGAAGCGGAGCTCGACGAGTGGGTGGAGCACATCGGCTTCGAGGAGACGCGCGAGTACGTGAAGAAGGTGCTGGGCAGCTATAGCGCCTACAAGCTGCTCTACGCGGACGAGCCCGCGCTGCTGCGGGACTTGCGCCTCAGTGACGCCAGCCGGCGGTGA
- a CDS encoding class I SAM-dependent methyltransferase, with translation MKALAYDAVMTPLGWLGLTAARRKLVRGLSGHVLEVGTGTGLALPGYPDTVTAVTAIDVDEAALARAQRRRPNARLLYASVESLPFPAASFDAVVSSLVFCSVEAPARALAEIFRVLRPGGALRMLEHVRAPSPALATVQDLLTPAWIRVSGGCRLNRDTFDLVRRAGFDVERRVQRLQGVSELIIARRPAS, from the coding sequence ATGAAGGCACTCGCGTACGACGCAGTCATGACGCCCCTGGGCTGGCTGGGCCTCACCGCCGCCCGGCGCAAGCTGGTGCGCGGCCTGTCCGGCCACGTGCTGGAGGTGGGCACCGGCACCGGTCTGGCGCTGCCCGGCTACCCGGACACCGTCACCGCCGTCACCGCCATCGACGTGGACGAAGCGGCGCTCGCGCGCGCCCAGCGACGGCGGCCCAACGCGCGGCTGCTGTACGCCAGCGTGGAGTCACTGCCCTTCCCCGCCGCCTCCTTCGACGCCGTGGTGTCCAGCCTCGTCTTCTGCAGCGTGGAGGCCCCGGCGCGGGCGCTGGCGGAGATTTTCCGGGTCCTGCGCCCGGGCGGCGCGCTGCGCATGCTGGAGCACGTGCGCGCGCCCTCGCCAGCGCTGGCCACCGTGCAGGACTTGCTCACCCCCGCCTGGATTCGGGTGAGCGGCGGGTGCCGGCTGAACCGGGACACGTTCGACCTGGTGCGGCGCGCGGGCTTCGACGTCGAGCGGCGCGTGCAGCGGCTCCAGGGCGTGAGCGAGCTCATCATCGCCCGGCGCCCGGCGAGCTGA
- a CDS encoding phytoene desaturase family protein — translation MKAPRVAVIGGGLGGLSAAALLARGGCAVTLFECAKHLGGRGQTSDVEGFRFNLGAHALYQGGAGMRVLGGLGVKPAGGMPGAGSYLLSGGRLHTMPRGLVSMLTTDALGLPGKLELAKLLAGLGRVDLAPLANITTRDWVEQHLSNEDARAFILALVRVMTYCADVDAMSAQSAVAQLQAKPAVLYVDGGWSTLVSELETRARDAGTRLELSARVSAVLLEDAGSRVRGVRLADGTEHAADAVVVAGGPGDIAALLPADALLAHDAARAVPVKAATLELGLSRLPRPDALFALGTDGPWYASVHSAVAKLAPQGGAMVHVMQYLGGRGPEASEARLEEVMDALQPGWRTSVVARRYRPSLLVSHWLPTAETGGLCGRPSVEVSHVPGLYRVGDWVGPEGLLAEASFASAESVARALVPGQQVASRRVVGR, via the coding sequence ATGAAGGCACCTCGAGTGGCGGTCATCGGCGGAGGGCTGGGTGGCCTGTCGGCGGCGGCGCTGTTGGCGCGGGGCGGTTGCGCGGTGACGCTCTTCGAGTGCGCGAAGCACCTGGGCGGCCGGGGACAGACGTCGGACGTGGAGGGCTTCCGCTTCAACCTCGGCGCCCACGCGCTGTACCAGGGGGGCGCGGGGATGCGCGTGCTTGGCGGGTTGGGCGTGAAGCCCGCGGGCGGCATGCCCGGTGCGGGTTCGTACCTGCTGAGCGGCGGACGCCTGCACACGATGCCGCGCGGCCTGGTCTCCATGTTGACCACGGACGCGCTGGGGCTGCCGGGGAAGCTGGAGCTCGCGAAGCTGCTCGCGGGGCTGGGACGCGTGGACCTGGCGCCGCTGGCGAACATCACCACGCGCGACTGGGTGGAGCAGCACCTGTCGAACGAGGACGCCCGCGCCTTCATCCTGGCGCTGGTGCGGGTGATGACCTACTGCGCGGACGTGGACGCGATGAGCGCCCAGTCCGCCGTCGCCCAGCTCCAGGCGAAGCCGGCTGTGCTCTACGTGGACGGCGGGTGGAGCACGCTTGTCTCCGAACTGGAGACCCGCGCGCGCGATGCGGGCACCCGGCTGGAGCTCTCCGCGCGGGTGAGCGCCGTCCTGCTGGAGGATGCGGGCTCGCGCGTTCGGGGCGTGCGGCTCGCGGATGGGACGGAGCACGCGGCGGACGCGGTGGTGGTGGCGGGCGGGCCGGGTGACATCGCGGCGCTGCTGCCCGCTGACGCGCTCCTGGCGCACGACGCGGCCCGCGCCGTGCCCGTGAAGGCGGCCACGCTGGAGCTGGGGCTGTCCCGGTTGCCCCGTCCGGACGCGCTGTTCGCGCTCGGTACCGATGGCCCCTGGTACGCGTCGGTGCACTCCGCGGTGGCGAAGCTGGCGCCGCAAGGCGGCGCGATGGTGCATGTGATGCAATACCTGGGCGGCAGAGGCCCGGAGGCGAGCGAGGCCCGCTTGGAGGAAGTGATGGATGCGCTGCAACCCGGCTGGCGGACGTCCGTGGTGGCGCGCCGTTACCGGCCCTCCCTGCTGGTGTCGCACTGGCTGCCGACGGCGGAGACGGGTGGCCTGTGCGGACGCCCCTCGGTGGAGGTGTCGCACGTGCCTGGGTTGTACCGCGTGGGAGATTGGGTGGGGCCGGAGGGCTTGCTCGCGGAGGCGTCCTTCGCCAGCGCGGAGTCGGTGGCGCGCGCGCTCGTCCCGGGCCAGCAGGTGGCGTCACGCCGGGTAGTGGGGCGCTGA
- a CDS encoding S8 family peptidase produces MKSYLLVPKESIETQARVGPRGTEQGERVLSRTTALRFAVANKAPDALFALGLRSATLPGPRPPVSGQEERRRKGKGAKSARMGTRGADASTPPMPGATVAEQTGSEPGSYRYMPLIGATMAHFYEEHTEKEARGELERDFEFIPDVVPLSFPGPVSAGQPGPRNRGMSSLAEREWPDESGVPLAHAQGIRGAGVMLGILDTGVDADHPEHAARVIQFRYVSLFPNSPHNPARDIRGFDPDGHGTHVCGIAAGVHHGVAPEVDLYVASVIESETIRTSLGRVAAGMEWLLHQFSRPENSTRPAVVNLSLGFPLMPPPGISEADYNLNLRALQTMIRRLLDSNVLPVVAAGNSGPDTVGYPAAFPESLAVGAVDFERNVATFSASGTVGRRVVPDIMGYGVNVYSSTERRCNNQAFYERMSGTSMAAPYVAGIAALYRCRAPDLTALEVRDLILSNAVKLPRSGTHKTGKGLAVFR; encoded by the coding sequence ATGAAGTCCTACCTGTTGGTTCCAAAGGAGTCCATCGAGACGCAGGCTCGCGTGGGGCCTCGCGGCACGGAGCAGGGCGAGCGCGTGCTGTCGCGCACGACGGCGCTGCGCTTCGCGGTGGCGAACAAGGCGCCCGACGCGTTGTTCGCGCTCGGACTGCGGTCGGCCACGTTGCCCGGCCCGCGCCCGCCCGTCAGTGGACAGGAAGAGCGTCGTCGGAAGGGCAAGGGCGCGAAGTCGGCGCGCATGGGCACGCGCGGCGCGGACGCCTCCACGCCGCCCATGCCGGGCGCGACGGTGGCCGAGCAGACCGGCTCGGAGCCGGGCAGCTACCGGTACATGCCGCTCATCGGTGCCACCATGGCTCACTTCTACGAAGAGCATACGGAGAAGGAAGCCCGCGGCGAGCTGGAGCGCGACTTCGAGTTCATCCCCGACGTCGTCCCGTTGTCCTTCCCTGGCCCGGTGTCGGCGGGACAACCTGGACCGCGCAACCGGGGCATGTCCTCGCTGGCCGAGCGCGAGTGGCCCGACGAGTCCGGCGTTCCCCTGGCCCACGCCCAGGGCATCCGCGGCGCCGGCGTCATGCTGGGCATCCTCGACACCGGTGTGGACGCGGACCATCCCGAGCACGCGGCGCGCGTCATCCAGTTCCGCTACGTGTCGCTGTTCCCCAACTCGCCGCACAATCCGGCGCGTGACATCCGCGGCTTCGACCCGGACGGCCACGGTACGCACGTGTGCGGCATCGCCGCGGGTGTGCACCACGGCGTCGCCCCGGAGGTGGACCTCTACGTCGCCTCCGTCATCGAATCGGAGACCATCCGCACCAGCCTGGGCCGCGTGGCCGCGGGCATGGAGTGGCTGCTGCACCAGTTCAGCCGCCCGGAGAACTCGACGCGGCCCGCGGTGGTCAACCTGTCGCTCGGCTTCCCGCTGATGCCGCCGCCCGGCATTTCGGAGGCTGACTACAACCTCAACCTGCGCGCGCTGCAGACGATGATTCGTCGCCTGCTCGACAGCAATGTCCTGCCGGTTGTGGCGGCAGGTAACAGTGGACCCGACACGGTTGGTTATCCAGCCGCCTTTCCAGAATCACTGGCTGTCGGCGCGGTCGACTTCGAGCGTAACGTGGCCACATTCTCCGCGAGTGGCACCGTGGGTAGGCGCGTCGTGCCGGACATCATGGGGTATGGCGTGAATGTCTATTCCAGCACGGAGCGTCGTTGTAACAACCAGGCGTTCTACGAGCGAATGAGTGGCACGAGCATGGCAGCGCCTTATGTAGCGGGTATCGCGGCGCTGTACCGTTGCCGTGCCCCTGACTTGACGGCGCTCGAGGTGAGGGATTTGATCCTGTCGAATGCGGTGAAGCTCCCTCGGTCGGGAACGCACAAGACAGGCAAGGGCCTGGCCGTATTCAGGTGA
- the popD gene encoding PopC secretion inhibitor PopD: MGRKNGEWGDVRVGGVPGLSARVRPLPGAAGADTQPDWIDVTVMPREEPAAASRGRTSPRPPVRSRAEVHQAGLAESARFHQSLMRWLEAHHLLGAVRSVSEPGSMPMLHLRCAPRVLDQLRRAPEFEAGTMMPLDLI; encoded by the coding sequence ATGGGCAGGAAGAATGGCGAGTGGGGGGACGTCCGGGTCGGCGGCGTCCCGGGTCTGTCCGCGCGCGTGCGCCCATTGCCGGGCGCCGCGGGTGCGGACACGCAGCCCGACTGGATTGACGTGACGGTGATGCCCCGCGAGGAGCCGGCGGCGGCGTCGCGTGGACGCACGTCTCCACGTCCGCCCGTCCGCTCCCGCGCGGAAGTTCACCAGGCTGGCCTGGCCGAGAGCGCGCGCTTCCACCAGAGCCTCATGCGCTGGCTGGAGGCACACCATCTCCTGGGCGCGGTGCGCTCGGTGAGCGAGCCGGGCTCCATGCCCATGCTCCACCTGCGCTGCGCGCCGCGGGTGCTGGACCAGCTGCGCCGTGCCCCGGAGTTCGAAGCGGGCACGATGATGCCCCTCGACCTCATCTAG